One Fuerstiella marisgermanici DNA window includes the following coding sequences:
- a CDS encoding PQQ-binding-like beta-propeller repeat protein, with translation MNQFQHLSKSFLLLAVTATSAMAADNVASSWTGFRNGGTSRLSGSLPLQWSPDDGISWQTETDGYGQSAPVIADGKVFVASVIGEQKEQCAVTAFDLKDGQRLWQHRFETARQAPSSYMMARSAPTPVVDSDAVYVFFESGDLVAVSPDGQQLWHRDLNADYGPFQNNHGLGSSPAQTADMIVLNMEHKGPSFLLAVDKRTGKTRWKTDRPSGSSWTTPIVAGPDSHQQVVVSSGGDVSGYDLENGKQLWSVEGLEGNSVPSPCAVGEYVFIGARIPEFGSASDAAKSNLCIRITGESAQPYELCWRATKAVSDYASPVVDGEQVYFLNKVGVLYCVDAMSGETIYQQRLRAECWATPIVTQDGIYFFAKDGTVKVVQRGREFGVVATNQLWDQKDPPEPETYREASRSHGHGSHGAEGGSGHGGPPGGDGSKPSGEGESARPASGGRASGMIAAMMKGDANGDGILQADEISADFRPMLRRVDTNGDGSLDQKELAAMAKSFAERRKNSQASSRDPIVYGVAAVPGIVVVRTGTRLYCIADESSALATEDSP, from the coding sequence ATGAATCAGTTTCAACACCTATCCAAAAGTTTTTTACTTCTCGCGGTCACGGCAACAAGTGCCATGGCTGCGGACAATGTGGCTTCGTCATGGACGGGATTTCGCAACGGCGGCACGTCGCGTCTGTCCGGATCGCTGCCGCTTCAGTGGTCGCCGGACGACGGCATCTCATGGCAGACGGAAACAGATGGCTATGGACAATCGGCACCAGTGATTGCCGATGGCAAGGTCTTCGTCGCCAGTGTGATTGGCGAACAGAAAGAGCAATGCGCTGTGACCGCGTTTGACCTGAAGGATGGTCAGCGACTGTGGCAACATCGCTTCGAGACCGCTCGTCAGGCACCGTCCAGCTACATGATGGCTCGATCTGCACCGACACCGGTCGTAGACAGCGATGCTGTTTACGTCTTCTTTGAAAGTGGAGATCTGGTTGCAGTCAGCCCGGACGGTCAACAGTTGTGGCATCGTGACCTGAACGCGGACTACGGCCCATTTCAGAACAATCACGGTCTGGGAAGTTCGCCCGCTCAGACCGCCGACATGATCGTGCTGAACATGGAACACAAAGGACCGTCGTTTCTGCTGGCCGTTGATAAGCGGACGGGGAAAACTCGCTGGAAGACCGATCGACCTTCCGGCAGTTCATGGACAACGCCGATTGTGGCCGGCCCGGATTCGCACCAGCAAGTGGTGGTGTCTTCGGGAGGCGACGTTTCCGGCTACGATCTTGAAAACGGAAAACAGCTGTGGAGTGTTGAGGGGCTTGAAGGGAATTCCGTCCCGTCACCATGTGCGGTCGGCGAATATGTGTTTATCGGTGCTCGTATTCCGGAATTTGGTTCGGCCAGCGATGCCGCGAAGTCGAATCTTTGCATTCGCATCACGGGGGAATCAGCCCAACCGTATGAACTTTGCTGGCGAGCTACCAAGGCTGTCAGTGACTATGCCAGCCCGGTCGTGGATGGTGAGCAGGTCTACTTTCTGAATAAGGTCGGCGTGCTGTACTGCGTGGACGCGATGTCTGGCGAGACGATTTACCAGCAACGTTTGCGAGCCGAATGCTGGGCGACTCCCATTGTCACACAGGACGGCATCTACTTTTTTGCGAAGGACGGCACCGTGAAAGTGGTGCAACGCGGGCGCGAGTTCGGCGTGGTTGCCACCAACCAACTGTGGGACCAGAAAGATCCGCCAGAGCCGGAGACGTATCGCGAAGCCTCTCGTTCCCATGGCCATGGCTCGCACGGTGCCGAAGGCGGTTCTGGTCACGGAGGTCCGCCAGGTGGCGATGGTTCGAAGCCGAGTGGCGAAGGTGAGAGCGCCCGCCCTGCGAGTGGTGGTCGAGCAAGCGGGATGATTGCCGCCATGATGAAGGGCGATGCCAACGGCGACGGAATCCTTCAGGCTGACGAAATCTCCGCCGACTTTCGTCCGATGCTAAGGCGAGTCGACACCAACGGTGACGGATCGTTGGACCAGAAGGAACTGGCGGCGATGGCCAAAAGCTTTGCAGAACGCCGGAAGAATTCTCAGGCATCGTCACGAGACCCCATCGTCTACGGAGTGGCGGCCGTGCCCGGAATCGTCGTTGTTCGCACAGGCACTCGATTGTATTGCATCGCTGACGAGAGCTCGGCTTTGGCAACGGAGGATTCACCATGA
- the folD gene encoding bifunctional methylenetetrahydrofolate dehydrogenase/methenyltetrahydrofolate cyclohydrolase FolD, which yields MPASIIDGRKISAAVREQISKDTADFVAATGVTPHLAAVLVGDDPASQVYVRNKERACEKCGLKSTLHRLPSETTQQQLAELVQQLNADESVHGILVQLPLPEHLDATQILDAIIPAKDVDGFHPENVGLMSQGRPRFLPCTPHGVMKMLEHEGIKTSGRHAVVIGRSDIVGKPMAALLVQKGADATVTICHSRTSDISAIARQADILVAAVGIPEFVKGDMIKPGAVVIDVGINRVDDKLVGDVDYSAACEVASAITPVPGGVGPMTIAMLLQNTLHAAKHQASAL from the coding sequence ATGCCAGCTTCCATTATCGACGGCAGGAAAATCTCTGCTGCTGTTCGCGAGCAAATTTCTAAAGACACAGCCGACTTTGTGGCGGCAACCGGAGTCACTCCGCACCTCGCCGCTGTGCTGGTCGGTGACGACCCGGCCAGCCAGGTCTACGTTCGCAACAAAGAACGAGCGTGTGAGAAGTGTGGTCTGAAGAGCACGCTGCATCGGCTGCCGTCGGAGACGACTCAGCAGCAACTGGCTGAACTTGTTCAACAATTGAATGCGGACGAATCTGTGCATGGCATTCTGGTGCAGTTGCCGCTTCCAGAACATTTGGATGCGACGCAGATTCTGGATGCAATTATTCCCGCCAAGGACGTGGATGGGTTTCATCCGGAGAACGTTGGCTTGATGTCGCAGGGGCGGCCTCGCTTTTTGCCGTGCACACCTCATGGCGTGATGAAGATGCTGGAACACGAGGGCATCAAAACGTCGGGCAGGCATGCGGTTGTGATTGGCCGCAGCGATATCGTGGGAAAACCGATGGCCGCGTTGCTGGTTCAAAAAGGGGCCGACGCAACTGTTACCATTTGTCATAGTCGCACGTCTGACATTTCAGCGATCGCTCGTCAGGCCGATATTCTGGTCGCCGCCGTTGGTATTCCGGAATTCGTAAAAGGTGACATGATCAAACCGGGCGCCGTCGTAATTGATGTGGGGATTAACCGCGTAGATGACAAACTGGTTGGTGACGTCGACTATTCTGCCGCCTGTGAGGTTGCGTCGGCGATCACTCCAGTGCCGGGCGGTGTAGGGCCGATGACTATTGCGATGCTGCTGCAAAACACTCTGCATGCGGCAAAACATCAGGCGAGCGCTTTGTAA
- a CDS encoding DUF1559 domain-containing protein, which produces MQNKITRPNGFTLIELLVVIAIIAILIALLLPAVQQARAAARRTQCKNNLKQLALAAHNYHDTHSSFPLNSSSSLYGYSAHAQLLPFHEQANLHSLIDFNQPAQVGLPWAPQMNPAIQPVASRELNVLRCPSEAGDPFYVDANGDTWAGGNYLLNGGSGSGIEYCSSRNDGLFWRGSRTKFRDITDGTSNTVFMAESLFGNRQADTTTLQDAQRQMKRVSGGSPCVPTGDDMTGMSASVYEGRRAGAWILSTGYHALVHAYFTPNSDLPDMTHHGEVVSGPRSLHVGGAQAALCDGSVRFISDNVDLGTFRNTFSRNDGEVIGEW; this is translated from the coding sequence ATGCAAAACAAAATTACTCGCCCGAATGGGTTTACTCTCATCGAATTATTGGTGGTGATTGCGATCATTGCCATACTCATCGCGTTACTTCTGCCCGCCGTTCAACAAGCTCGCGCAGCCGCTCGGCGGACTCAGTGCAAAAACAATCTCAAGCAGTTGGCACTGGCAGCCCACAACTATCACGACACACACTCTTCGTTTCCGCTGAATTCGTCGTCCTCGCTGTATGGATATTCGGCACACGCTCAACTGCTTCCCTTTCACGAACAGGCCAATCTGCACAGCCTGATCGACTTCAACCAGCCAGCTCAAGTAGGGCTGCCATGGGCTCCGCAGATGAATCCTGCGATTCAACCTGTCGCGTCGCGTGAGTTGAACGTCCTGCGATGCCCGAGTGAAGCGGGCGATCCATTTTACGTTGACGCCAATGGCGACACGTGGGCCGGCGGCAACTATTTGCTGAACGGCGGTTCCGGAAGCGGCATCGAATACTGTTCTTCAAGGAACGACGGTCTGTTCTGGCGAGGATCGCGCACGAAGTTTCGCGACATCACCGACGGCACCAGCAACACCGTTTTCATGGCGGAGTCGCTGTTTGGCAATCGCCAGGCAGACACGACGACACTGCAGGATGCTCAGCGGCAGATGAAGCGTGTTTCCGGAGGTTCACCGTGCGTGCCAACAGGTGACGATATGACGGGGATGTCGGCCAGCGTCTATGAAGGCCGTCGTGCCGGAGCGTGGATCCTCAGCACCGGATACCACGCCCTCGTCCATGCTTACTTCACGCCGAACTCCGATCTGCCGGATATGACTCACCACGGTGAAGTCGTTTCCGGCCCGCGTAGCCTGCACGTCGGTGGAGCACAGGCCGCTTTGTGCGACGGCAGCGTTCGGTTCATCAGCGACAACGTCGACCTTGGTACGTTTCGAAATACGTTTTCGCGCAACGACGGTGAGGTCATCGGTGAATGGTAA
- a CDS encoding 3-oxoacyl-[acyl-carrier-protein] synthase III C-terminal domain-containing protein translates to MKDTSFHNDSASDFIGLSAVVDVFDQDELFDQLDNEAVLALSQLGGNRGFSDIRAIKKSTGISNRRLLKSAMRPIDVAVQLCRRLECVTDMRLGDFQHILLCHSHTDVHACEVLAAEITTAFNLPTGSIAAFNFGCSGFLKLAAEGSLLLEDCDRGSKVALLSVETPEYWHDGSDRLFCGIVSAGATAAVLEVGHGLPMSVVRSDDFRIPAERRPNPDPLFHKETAEVFDFRGVLGDRTVMRMNPEPVFLNGIELMLDNLRSALLSIQCAPGQRVIVAPHQPSGKLLKALVAAARTEFPEIEFLNNLEFYGNTISSSVPTLVSRLDEVLERNKIAPLNDGDHLILLAAGICMTEIADHMSAGHACLTWKNGVLNEKADVTSTVDAQVYVGEPGR, encoded by the coding sequence GTGAAGGACACTTCTTTTCACAATGATAGCGCTTCCGATTTTATCGGGTTGTCCGCCGTGGTTGATGTCTTCGATCAGGACGAGCTGTTTGATCAGCTGGACAACGAAGCAGTGCTCGCGCTATCACAGCTCGGCGGAAATCGCGGCTTCTCAGATATCCGCGCGATCAAAAAGTCGACAGGTATCAGCAATCGTCGCCTATTGAAATCGGCGATGCGGCCAATTGACGTCGCCGTTCAGCTTTGCCGTCGGCTTGAGTGTGTCACCGACATGCGGTTGGGTGACTTTCAGCACATCCTGCTGTGCCATTCGCACACCGATGTTCACGCGTGCGAAGTGCTGGCTGCTGAAATCACCACGGCATTCAACCTGCCGACCGGCAGCATCGCGGCATTTAACTTTGGCTGCTCTGGTTTTCTGAAGCTGGCCGCCGAAGGCAGCTTACTTCTGGAAGACTGCGATCGCGGCAGCAAAGTGGCTTTGTTGTCCGTTGAGACACCGGAATACTGGCACGATGGCTCAGACCGGCTGTTCTGTGGAATCGTGTCGGCGGGTGCGACGGCGGCTGTTCTGGAAGTAGGGCACGGTCTGCCGATGTCGGTGGTTCGCAGCGACGACTTCCGGATCCCTGCAGAACGGAGACCGAATCCGGACCCTCTGTTCCATAAAGAGACCGCCGAAGTCTTCGACTTCCGAGGCGTCCTGGGCGACCGCACTGTGATGAGGATGAACCCCGAGCCCGTATTTCTGAACGGGATCGAATTGATGCTGGACAACCTGCGTTCGGCCTTGCTTTCAATCCAGTGCGCACCGGGCCAACGAGTGATCGTGGCGCCTCATCAACCCAGTGGCAAGCTGCTAAAGGCGCTTGTCGCGGCGGCTCGAACGGAGTTTCCGGAAATTGAATTCCTGAACAACCTGGAATTTTACGGCAACACCATTTCTTCGTCCGTGCCAACGTTGGTGTCGCGGCTGGATGAGGTCTTGGAACGCAATAAAATTGCGCCGCTGAATGACGGTGACCATCTGATCCTGTTGGCCGCCGGAATTTGCATGACCGAAATCGCCGATCACATGTCCGCCGGACACGCGTGTCTGACGTGGAAAAATGGTGTGCTGAATGAAAAGGCAGACGTTACGTCTACGGTCGATGCACAGGTCTACGTTGGCGAACCAGGTCGGTAA
- a CDS encoding 3-keto-disaccharide hydrolase — protein sequence MTRTFISIAAVLLLAGSLTADDATDKQGEWVSLFNGKDLTGWTPKIRYSELGENFGNTFRVEDGVIKVRYDQYKDGFGNRFGHLFYKDEFSHYRFRVEYRFVGEQCQGGAGWATRNSGVMIHGQKPETMDKDQDFPVSIEVQLLAGNGKDPRTTSNLCTPGTNVVMDGKLQLQHCISSTSETYHLDKWVTAEIEVRGNKVIRHILDGKTVLEYNEPQLDKRDKSAQKLIKDGKLALSGGTISLQSESHPCEFRKVEIMVLDE from the coding sequence ATGACTCGCACTTTTATCTCCATCGCCGCGGTCCTGCTGTTGGCTGGTTCACTTACGGCAGATGACGCGACCGACAAACAGGGCGAATGGGTGTCGCTGTTCAATGGCAAAGACCTGACGGGCTGGACGCCCAAAATTCGCTATTCAGAACTGGGCGAAAACTTTGGCAACACGTTTCGAGTCGAAGATGGCGTCATAAAGGTCCGCTACGATCAGTATAAAGATGGATTCGGCAACCGCTTCGGACACCTGTTTTACAAAGACGAATTCTCGCACTATCGGTTTCGCGTTGAATACCGATTCGTGGGCGAGCAGTGTCAGGGCGGGGCGGGGTGGGCGACCAGAAACAGCGGCGTCATGATTCATGGCCAAAAGCCGGAAACCATGGACAAGGATCAGGACTTCCCGGTGTCAATTGAAGTGCAGTTACTCGCCGGCAACGGCAAAGATCCTCGCACCACGTCCAACCTATGTACGCCGGGCACAAACGTCGTCATGGACGGTAAACTGCAGTTGCAACACTGCATCAGTTCAACATCCGAAACCTATCACCTCGACAAATGGGTGACGGCGGAAATCGAAGTGCGTGGCAACAAGGTGATCCGCCACATTCTGGACGGAAAAACAGTGCTGGAATACAACGAACCGCAACTCGACAAACGCGACAAGTCGGCTCAGAAGCTGATCAAAGACGGCAAGCTTGCACTCAGCGGCGGCACAATTTCGCTGCAGTCAGAAAGCCATCCGTGTGAGTTCCGCAAAGTGGAAATCATGGTGCTGGACGAGTAG
- a CDS encoding sulfatase-like hydrolase/transferase → MNRNTISLLVFALSFACCTRAIAERKPNVILIMADDVSWECFGCYGAEDYQTPHIDELATKGIRFTHCYSTPLCTPSRVKIMTGQYNFRNYTHFGYLDPQSKTFGHKLQSAGYKTAVAGKWQLNGLSHQAEGFSDNTRPFKAGFDEYCLWQLTVPRGAKGSGERFWSPPLEQNGKLLTPDDNLNKYGPDIMSDFVCDFIKRNKDEPFFVYYPTVLVHNPFVPTPDTIGAAPRDHDANRAPKGKAKQKANFVAMVNYLDKIVGEIVKQVDDIGQLENTIILFTADNGTNTSITSAWDGRDIRGGKGGTKDMGTHVPLVAYWKGHTPEGKAVDDLIDFTDFYPTLAAAAGVELSKDDPIDGRSFLPQLNGKSGTPRDWVFWHYQPYWGKFAGAQFVRDQTFKLYRDGRLFNVPQDLDESRNLAQANGNEAVESARRKLDQVLNSAPPAPPLEGGRNARARPVYPAWKNVVNPND, encoded by the coding sequence ATGAACAGGAATACCATCTCGCTGCTGGTTTTTGCACTGTCGTTCGCGTGCTGCACCAGGGCAATCGCGGAACGCAAGCCAAACGTTATCCTGATTATGGCGGACGACGTGAGCTGGGAATGCTTCGGCTGCTATGGGGCTGAAGACTACCAGACCCCTCACATTGATGAACTGGCCACGAAGGGAATTCGGTTCACTCATTGCTATTCGACGCCATTATGTACGCCGTCTCGCGTCAAGATTATGACGGGGCAGTACAACTTTCGAAACTATACGCACTTCGGTTATCTGGACCCGCAGAGTAAGACGTTCGGCCACAAACTGCAGTCTGCGGGCTACAAGACGGCTGTCGCCGGGAAATGGCAACTGAACGGGCTGTCTCATCAGGCTGAGGGTTTCTCAGACAACACGCGGCCGTTTAAGGCCGGGTTCGACGAATATTGCCTATGGCAACTCACCGTACCTCGCGGTGCGAAAGGAAGCGGTGAACGTTTCTGGAGTCCACCTCTTGAGCAAAATGGAAAGCTGCTGACACCGGACGATAACCTGAACAAGTACGGCCCGGATATCATGTCTGACTTCGTCTGCGACTTCATCAAGCGTAACAAAGACGAACCGTTTTTCGTCTACTACCCGACTGTTCTGGTTCACAATCCGTTCGTACCAACGCCTGATACAATCGGCGCCGCACCGCGCGATCATGACGCCAATCGGGCTCCCAAAGGCAAGGCCAAGCAGAAGGCCAACTTCGTGGCGATGGTGAATTATCTGGACAAGATCGTGGGGGAAATTGTCAAGCAGGTGGACGACATCGGCCAGCTTGAAAACACGATCATCCTGTTCACGGCCGACAATGGCACCAACACCAGCATCACTTCAGCATGGGACGGGCGTGACATTCGAGGCGGCAAAGGCGGCACAAAAGACATGGGAACTCACGTGCCATTGGTGGCGTATTGGAAAGGCCACACTCCCGAAGGAAAGGCGGTGGACGATCTGATCGACTTCACGGACTTCTATCCGACGCTGGCAGCTGCCGCCGGTGTGGAACTCAGCAAAGACGATCCGATTGACGGGCGCAGTTTCCTGCCTCAGCTAAACGGCAAATCCGGCACTCCGCGAGATTGGGTGTTCTGGCACTATCAACCGTACTGGGGGAAATTCGCCGGGGCGCAGTTTGTGCGTGACCAAACTTTTAAGCTGTATCGGGACGGTCGGCTGTTTAACGTTCCGCAGGATTTGGATGAATCGCGTAACCTTGCGCAAGCTAACGGGAATGAAGCGGTCGAATCAGCTCGCCGAAAGTTAGACCAGGTTTTGAACAGTGCGCCGCCAGCGCCGCCGCTGGAAGGTGGTCGGAATGCAAGGGCTCGGCCAGTGTATCCCGCCTGGAAAAACGTCGTGAACCCCAACGACTAA